The genomic stretch ATTGCTACTATCAGCCAGTATCATACATGGAATGACTTATCGCCAGTTCATCCATGGATACATACCTTTAATATTAAGTATAATCCTCTTTCGTGGTTATTAGAATTTGTTACTGGAAAAAGTACAGCGAGCTATTATACTGCGCCGACATTAAGAAGTTATGCTCTTTTGAAACTTACGATGCTGGCTGCGACTAAAGGCGTTGGAATCGCAGCAGAGGGAGGTGAAATGATTACTGTGGGGCGTTGGATGTCGGTAACGGAATACGAAACGATGGCTACCACAGGACAAATGGTAGAAGGTGCAGGGGGGCAGACTTTTGTTTCAATCGGAGGAGCAGATGCATTCCAAGCAGCATCAAAAGGGTCAGTTTATGCAGAGTTTCAAGTTCCTGCAAACAGTCTTTTACAGGGGGGGCAAGCAAATTGGTTCAAGGCAATTGGCCCAAATGCTGGGCAAGCGATGCAAGCAGCTTTGCAGAAACAAGGGGGACAGCTCCTCCCGCAAATTCAAAACCTTTCACCAATCCTAGAAATCAAATAATTATGGAAGATGTAAAAGATATTGAATGGTTTAAAAATAATATAGCTCCTAAATTAAAAGGCTATGAATTTAATTACAG from Arachidicoccus sp. BS20 encodes the following:
- a CDS encoding TreTu family toxin, with the protein product MRTNYTAFGLQQKAIGLTQETNPLHNKYLFNQGTELQEDFGINLYSTKFRILDPQLGKFWQIDALAESSQDWSAYTYANNNPIFANDPFGLDTIRTTHPENTPGFGTKSPANNLPDLVVSGSENTSSRGGYIGLNGSDNTRVNHVAPLPMRPYMPSIATISQYHTWNDLSPVHPWIHTFNIKYNPLSWLLEFVTGKSTASYYTAPTLRSYALLKLTMLAATKGVGIAAEGGEMITVGRWMSVTEYETMATTGQMVEGAGGQTFVSIGGADAFQAASKGSVYAEFQVPANSLLQGGQANWFKAIGPNAGQAMQAALQKQGGQLLPQIQNLSPILEIK